One segment of Drosophila ananassae strain 14024-0371.13 chromosome 3R, ASM1763931v2, whole genome shotgun sequence DNA contains the following:
- the LOC6498384 gene encoding cyclin-dependent kinase-like 1 isoform X2, translated as MCSCLGYQTEKFVNILCAQCKAMRRANIKRGQCLSLRPQGSSKMDRYEKLSRLGEGSYGVVYKCRDRETGALVAVKRFVESEDDPAIRKIALREIRLLKNLKHPNLVSLLEVFRRKRRLHLVFEFCELTVLHELERHPQGCPEHLTKQICYQTLLGVAYCHKQGCLHRDIKPENILLTAQGQVKLCDFGFARMLSPGENYTDYVATRWYRAPELLVGDTQYGTPVDVWAIGCLFAELVRGEALWPGRSDVDQLYLIRKTLGDLLPRHIQIFGQNEYFKGITLPVPPNLEPLEDKMPPKSLQNPLTIDFLKKCLDKDPAKRWSCDKLIKHSYFEDYIAKQRELEHANSLEAASLRQQQLASQQFMLATAAQQLQTGPAQAAAVAASRDKSKTSNTSLPLLPSTTHHHHPHQDFMKLQSLNKNGTLLHRSEHHLPTI; from the exons ATGTGTTCGTGTCTGGGCTACCAAACCGAAAAATTTGTAAACATTTTATGTGCTCAATGCAAAGCAATGCGACGTGCAAACATCAAACGTGGTCAATGTTTGAGCTTAAG ACCACAAGGTAGTAGTAAAATGGACCGCTACGAGAAACTCAGTCGGCTGGGCGAGGGCTCCTATGGCGTTGTCTACAAGTGCCGGGATCGGGAGACGGGCGCATTGGTGGCGGTCAAGAGGTTTGTGGAGTCCGAGGATGATCCGGCCATCCGGAAAATTGCACTGAGAGAGATAAGGCTACTGAAG AATCTCAAGCATCCGAACCTGGTTTCCCTCCTGGAAGTGTTCCGGCGGAAGCGTCGCCTGCACCTGGTGTTCGAGTTCTGTGAGCTGACCGTGCTCCATGAGCTGGAACGCCACCCACAGGGCTGCCCGGAACATCTGACGAAACAAATCTGCTACCAGACGCTCCTAGGGGTGGCCTACTGCCACAAGCAGGGCTGCCTGCACCGGGACATCAAGCCGGAGAACATCCTGCTAACGGCCCAGGGTCAGGTGAAGCTATGCGATTTCGGGTTCGCCCGCATGCTGAGTCCGGGGGAGAATTACACAGACTACGTGGCCACCAGATGGTACCGGGCTCCGGAGCTACTCGTGGGCGACACCCAGTACGGCACCCCCGTGGACGTGTGGGCCATCGGCTGCCTGTTCGCCGAGCTGGTGAGGGGCGAGGCCCTCTGGCCCGGCCGGAGCGATGTTGACCAACTGTACCTTATCCGCAAGACCCTGGGGGACCTGCTGCCGCGACACATTCAGATTTTCGGACAGAACGAGTATTTCAAGGGCATCACCCTGCCGGTACCGCCCAACCTGGAGCCGCTGGAGGACAAGATGCCGCCCAAATCGCTGCAGAACCCGCTGACCATCGACTTCCTGAAGAAGTGCCTCGACAAGGATCCGGCCAAGCGATGGTCCTGCGACAAGCTGATCAAGCACTCGTACTTCGAGGACTACATCGCCAAGCAGCGAGAGCTGGAGCACGCCAACAGCCTGGAGGCGGCCTccttgcggcagcagcagctcgcCTCCCAGCAGTTCATGCTTGCCACGGCGGCCCAGCAGCTGCAAACGGGTCCCGCCCAGGCGGCCGCAGTTGCCGCATCTCGTGACAAATCAAAG ACTTCAAACACCTCGTTGCCGCTATTACCAAGCACAACACATCATCACCATCCGCATCAGGATTTTATGAAACTGCAGTCCCTAAACAAGAATGGAACACTTCTCCATCGCAGTGAACACCATCTGCCCACAATCTGA
- the LOC6498384 gene encoding cyclin-dependent kinase-like 1 isoform X1, with the protein MFQNYSYYLPQALQNSFLYRLIQKIQVCNEAELVEARESRPQGSSKMDRYEKLSRLGEGSYGVVYKCRDRETGALVAVKRFVESEDDPAIRKIALREIRLLKNLKHPNLVSLLEVFRRKRRLHLVFEFCELTVLHELERHPQGCPEHLTKQICYQTLLGVAYCHKQGCLHRDIKPENILLTAQGQVKLCDFGFARMLSPGENYTDYVATRWYRAPELLVGDTQYGTPVDVWAIGCLFAELVRGEALWPGRSDVDQLYLIRKTLGDLLPRHIQIFGQNEYFKGITLPVPPNLEPLEDKMPPKSLQNPLTIDFLKKCLDKDPAKRWSCDKLIKHSYFEDYIAKQRELEHANSLEAASLRQQQLASQQFMLATAAQQLQTGPAQAAAVAASRDKSKTSNTSLPLLPSTTHHHHPHQDFMKLQSLNKNGTLLHRSEHHLPTI; encoded by the exons ATGTTTCAGAACTACTCGTACTATTTACCGCAAGCCCTACAGAACTCATTTCTCTACCGTCTCATCCAAAAGATCCAGGTGTGCAATGAGGCCGAATTAGTCGAGGCCAGAGAGTCCAG ACCACAAGGTAGTAGTAAAATGGACCGCTACGAGAAACTCAGTCGGCTGGGCGAGGGCTCCTATGGCGTTGTCTACAAGTGCCGGGATCGGGAGACGGGCGCATTGGTGGCGGTCAAGAGGTTTGTGGAGTCCGAGGATGATCCGGCCATCCGGAAAATTGCACTGAGAGAGATAAGGCTACTGAAG AATCTCAAGCATCCGAACCTGGTTTCCCTCCTGGAAGTGTTCCGGCGGAAGCGTCGCCTGCACCTGGTGTTCGAGTTCTGTGAGCTGACCGTGCTCCATGAGCTGGAACGCCACCCACAGGGCTGCCCGGAACATCTGACGAAACAAATCTGCTACCAGACGCTCCTAGGGGTGGCCTACTGCCACAAGCAGGGCTGCCTGCACCGGGACATCAAGCCGGAGAACATCCTGCTAACGGCCCAGGGTCAGGTGAAGCTATGCGATTTCGGGTTCGCCCGCATGCTGAGTCCGGGGGAGAATTACACAGACTACGTGGCCACCAGATGGTACCGGGCTCCGGAGCTACTCGTGGGCGACACCCAGTACGGCACCCCCGTGGACGTGTGGGCCATCGGCTGCCTGTTCGCCGAGCTGGTGAGGGGCGAGGCCCTCTGGCCCGGCCGGAGCGATGTTGACCAACTGTACCTTATCCGCAAGACCCTGGGGGACCTGCTGCCGCGACACATTCAGATTTTCGGACAGAACGAGTATTTCAAGGGCATCACCCTGCCGGTACCGCCCAACCTGGAGCCGCTGGAGGACAAGATGCCGCCCAAATCGCTGCAGAACCCGCTGACCATCGACTTCCTGAAGAAGTGCCTCGACAAGGATCCGGCCAAGCGATGGTCCTGCGACAAGCTGATCAAGCACTCGTACTTCGAGGACTACATCGCCAAGCAGCGAGAGCTGGAGCACGCCAACAGCCTGGAGGCGGCCTccttgcggcagcagcagctcgcCTCCCAGCAGTTCATGCTTGCCACGGCGGCCCAGCAGCTGCAAACGGGTCCCGCCCAGGCGGCCGCAGTTGCCGCATCTCGTGACAAATCAAAG ACTTCAAACACCTCGTTGCCGCTATTACCAAGCACAACACATCATCACCATCCGCATCAGGATTTTATGAAACTGCAGTCCCTAAACAAGAATGGAACACTTCTCCATCGCAGTGAACACCATCTGCCCACAATCTGA
- the LOC6498384 gene encoding cyclin-dependent kinase-like 1 isoform X5: protein MLQIRQILARWVPRPQGSSKMDRYEKLSRLGEGSYGVVYKCRDRETGALVAVKRFVESEDDPAIRKIALREIRLLKNLKHPNLVSLLEVFRRKRRLHLVFEFCELTVLHELERHPQGCPEHLTKQICYQTLLGVAYCHKQGCLHRDIKPENILLTAQGQVKLCDFGFARMLSPGENYTDYVATRWYRAPELLVGDTQYGTPVDVWAIGCLFAELVRGEALWPGRSDVDQLYLIRKTLGDLLPRHIQIFGQNEYFKGITLPVPPNLEPLEDKMPPKSLQNPLTIDFLKKCLDKDPAKRWSCDKLIKHSYFEDYIAKQRELEHANSLEAASLRQQQLASQQFMLATAAQQLQTGPAQAAAVAASRDKSKTSNTSLPLLPSTTHHHHPHQDFMKLQSLNKNGTLLHRSEHHLPTI from the exons ATG TTGCAAATACGTCAAATTTTAGCCAGATGGGTGCCTAG ACCACAAGGTAGTAGTAAAATGGACCGCTACGAGAAACTCAGTCGGCTGGGCGAGGGCTCCTATGGCGTTGTCTACAAGTGCCGGGATCGGGAGACGGGCGCATTGGTGGCGGTCAAGAGGTTTGTGGAGTCCGAGGATGATCCGGCCATCCGGAAAATTGCACTGAGAGAGATAAGGCTACTGAAG AATCTCAAGCATCCGAACCTGGTTTCCCTCCTGGAAGTGTTCCGGCGGAAGCGTCGCCTGCACCTGGTGTTCGAGTTCTGTGAGCTGACCGTGCTCCATGAGCTGGAACGCCACCCACAGGGCTGCCCGGAACATCTGACGAAACAAATCTGCTACCAGACGCTCCTAGGGGTGGCCTACTGCCACAAGCAGGGCTGCCTGCACCGGGACATCAAGCCGGAGAACATCCTGCTAACGGCCCAGGGTCAGGTGAAGCTATGCGATTTCGGGTTCGCCCGCATGCTGAGTCCGGGGGAGAATTACACAGACTACGTGGCCACCAGATGGTACCGGGCTCCGGAGCTACTCGTGGGCGACACCCAGTACGGCACCCCCGTGGACGTGTGGGCCATCGGCTGCCTGTTCGCCGAGCTGGTGAGGGGCGAGGCCCTCTGGCCCGGCCGGAGCGATGTTGACCAACTGTACCTTATCCGCAAGACCCTGGGGGACCTGCTGCCGCGACACATTCAGATTTTCGGACAGAACGAGTATTTCAAGGGCATCACCCTGCCGGTACCGCCCAACCTGGAGCCGCTGGAGGACAAGATGCCGCCCAAATCGCTGCAGAACCCGCTGACCATCGACTTCCTGAAGAAGTGCCTCGACAAGGATCCGGCCAAGCGATGGTCCTGCGACAAGCTGATCAAGCACTCGTACTTCGAGGACTACATCGCCAAGCAGCGAGAGCTGGAGCACGCCAACAGCCTGGAGGCGGCCTccttgcggcagcagcagctcgcCTCCCAGCAGTTCATGCTTGCCACGGCGGCCCAGCAGCTGCAAACGGGTCCCGCCCAGGCGGCCGCAGTTGCCGCATCTCGTGACAAATCAAAG ACTTCAAACACCTCGTTGCCGCTATTACCAAGCACAACACATCATCACCATCCGCATCAGGATTTTATGAAACTGCAGTCCCTAAACAAGAATGGAACACTTCTCCATCGCAGTGAACACCATCTGCCCACAATCTGA
- the LOC6498384 gene encoding cyclin-dependent kinase-like 1 isoform X4, whose protein sequence is MKMFDISKFFSLRRPQGSSKMDRYEKLSRLGEGSYGVVYKCRDRETGALVAVKRFVESEDDPAIRKIALREIRLLKNLKHPNLVSLLEVFRRKRRLHLVFEFCELTVLHELERHPQGCPEHLTKQICYQTLLGVAYCHKQGCLHRDIKPENILLTAQGQVKLCDFGFARMLSPGENYTDYVATRWYRAPELLVGDTQYGTPVDVWAIGCLFAELVRGEALWPGRSDVDQLYLIRKTLGDLLPRHIQIFGQNEYFKGITLPVPPNLEPLEDKMPPKSLQNPLTIDFLKKCLDKDPAKRWSCDKLIKHSYFEDYIAKQRELEHANSLEAASLRQQQLASQQFMLATAAQQLQTGPAQAAAVAASRDKSKTSNTSLPLLPSTTHHHHPHQDFMKLQSLNKNGTLLHRSEHHLPTI, encoded by the exons ATGAAAATGTTTGATATTTCAAAGTTTTTTTCTCTACGAAG ACCACAAGGTAGTAGTAAAATGGACCGCTACGAGAAACTCAGTCGGCTGGGCGAGGGCTCCTATGGCGTTGTCTACAAGTGCCGGGATCGGGAGACGGGCGCATTGGTGGCGGTCAAGAGGTTTGTGGAGTCCGAGGATGATCCGGCCATCCGGAAAATTGCACTGAGAGAGATAAGGCTACTGAAG AATCTCAAGCATCCGAACCTGGTTTCCCTCCTGGAAGTGTTCCGGCGGAAGCGTCGCCTGCACCTGGTGTTCGAGTTCTGTGAGCTGACCGTGCTCCATGAGCTGGAACGCCACCCACAGGGCTGCCCGGAACATCTGACGAAACAAATCTGCTACCAGACGCTCCTAGGGGTGGCCTACTGCCACAAGCAGGGCTGCCTGCACCGGGACATCAAGCCGGAGAACATCCTGCTAACGGCCCAGGGTCAGGTGAAGCTATGCGATTTCGGGTTCGCCCGCATGCTGAGTCCGGGGGAGAATTACACAGACTACGTGGCCACCAGATGGTACCGGGCTCCGGAGCTACTCGTGGGCGACACCCAGTACGGCACCCCCGTGGACGTGTGGGCCATCGGCTGCCTGTTCGCCGAGCTGGTGAGGGGCGAGGCCCTCTGGCCCGGCCGGAGCGATGTTGACCAACTGTACCTTATCCGCAAGACCCTGGGGGACCTGCTGCCGCGACACATTCAGATTTTCGGACAGAACGAGTATTTCAAGGGCATCACCCTGCCGGTACCGCCCAACCTGGAGCCGCTGGAGGACAAGATGCCGCCCAAATCGCTGCAGAACCCGCTGACCATCGACTTCCTGAAGAAGTGCCTCGACAAGGATCCGGCCAAGCGATGGTCCTGCGACAAGCTGATCAAGCACTCGTACTTCGAGGACTACATCGCCAAGCAGCGAGAGCTGGAGCACGCCAACAGCCTGGAGGCGGCCTccttgcggcagcagcagctcgcCTCCCAGCAGTTCATGCTTGCCACGGCGGCCCAGCAGCTGCAAACGGGTCCCGCCCAGGCGGCCGCAGTTGCCGCATCTCGTGACAAATCAAAG ACTTCAAACACCTCGTTGCCGCTATTACCAAGCACAACACATCATCACCATCCGCATCAGGATTTTATGAAACTGCAGTCCCTAAACAAGAATGGAACACTTCTCCATCGCAGTGAACACCATCTGCCCACAATCTGA
- the LOC6498384 gene encoding cyclin-dependent kinase-like 1 isoform X6 encodes MDRYEKLSRLGEGSYGVVYKCRDRETGALVAVKRFVESEDDPAIRKIALREIRLLKNLKHPNLVSLLEVFRRKRRLHLVFEFCELTVLHELERHPQGCPEHLTKQICYQTLLGVAYCHKQGCLHRDIKPENILLTAQGQVKLCDFGFARMLSPGENYTDYVATRWYRAPELLVGDTQYGTPVDVWAIGCLFAELVRGEALWPGRSDVDQLYLIRKTLGDLLPRHIQIFGQNEYFKGITLPVPPNLEPLEDKMPPKSLQNPLTIDFLKKCLDKDPAKRWSCDKLIKHSYFEDYIAKQRELEHANSLEAASLRQQQLASQQFMLATAAQQLQTGPAQAAAVAASRDKSKTSNTSLPLLPSTTHHHHPHQDFMKLQSLNKNGTLLHRSEHHLPTI; translated from the exons ATGGACCGCTACGAGAAACTCAGTCGGCTGGGCGAGGGCTCCTATGGCGTTGTCTACAAGTGCCGGGATCGGGAGACGGGCGCATTGGTGGCGGTCAAGAGGTTTGTGGAGTCCGAGGATGATCCGGCCATCCGGAAAATTGCACTGAGAGAGATAAGGCTACTGAAG AATCTCAAGCATCCGAACCTGGTTTCCCTCCTGGAAGTGTTCCGGCGGAAGCGTCGCCTGCACCTGGTGTTCGAGTTCTGTGAGCTGACCGTGCTCCATGAGCTGGAACGCCACCCACAGGGCTGCCCGGAACATCTGACGAAACAAATCTGCTACCAGACGCTCCTAGGGGTGGCCTACTGCCACAAGCAGGGCTGCCTGCACCGGGACATCAAGCCGGAGAACATCCTGCTAACGGCCCAGGGTCAGGTGAAGCTATGCGATTTCGGGTTCGCCCGCATGCTGAGTCCGGGGGAGAATTACACAGACTACGTGGCCACCAGATGGTACCGGGCTCCGGAGCTACTCGTGGGCGACACCCAGTACGGCACCCCCGTGGACGTGTGGGCCATCGGCTGCCTGTTCGCCGAGCTGGTGAGGGGCGAGGCCCTCTGGCCCGGCCGGAGCGATGTTGACCAACTGTACCTTATCCGCAAGACCCTGGGGGACCTGCTGCCGCGACACATTCAGATTTTCGGACAGAACGAGTATTTCAAGGGCATCACCCTGCCGGTACCGCCCAACCTGGAGCCGCTGGAGGACAAGATGCCGCCCAAATCGCTGCAGAACCCGCTGACCATCGACTTCCTGAAGAAGTGCCTCGACAAGGATCCGGCCAAGCGATGGTCCTGCGACAAGCTGATCAAGCACTCGTACTTCGAGGACTACATCGCCAAGCAGCGAGAGCTGGAGCACGCCAACAGCCTGGAGGCGGCCTccttgcggcagcagcagctcgcCTCCCAGCAGTTCATGCTTGCCACGGCGGCCCAGCAGCTGCAAACGGGTCCCGCCCAGGCGGCCGCAGTTGCCGCATCTCGTGACAAATCAAAG ACTTCAAACACCTCGTTGCCGCTATTACCAAGCACAACACATCATCACCATCCGCATCAGGATTTTATGAAACTGCAGTCCCTAAACAAGAATGGAACACTTCTCCATCGCAGTGAACACCATCTGCCCACAATCTGA
- the LOC6498384 gene encoding cyclin-dependent kinase-like 1 isoform X3 — protein MDKWFGEKRLWLFGNHLPLLPRRPQGSSKMDRYEKLSRLGEGSYGVVYKCRDRETGALVAVKRFVESEDDPAIRKIALREIRLLKNLKHPNLVSLLEVFRRKRRLHLVFEFCELTVLHELERHPQGCPEHLTKQICYQTLLGVAYCHKQGCLHRDIKPENILLTAQGQVKLCDFGFARMLSPGENYTDYVATRWYRAPELLVGDTQYGTPVDVWAIGCLFAELVRGEALWPGRSDVDQLYLIRKTLGDLLPRHIQIFGQNEYFKGITLPVPPNLEPLEDKMPPKSLQNPLTIDFLKKCLDKDPAKRWSCDKLIKHSYFEDYIAKQRELEHANSLEAASLRQQQLASQQFMLATAAQQLQTGPAQAAAVAASRDKSKTSNTSLPLLPSTTHHHHPHQDFMKLQSLNKNGTLLHRSEHHLPTI, from the exons ATGGACAAATGGTTTGGCGAAAAACGTCTCTGGCTGTTTGGTAATCACCTTCCACTTCTGCCCAGAAG ACCACAAGGTAGTAGTAAAATGGACCGCTACGAGAAACTCAGTCGGCTGGGCGAGGGCTCCTATGGCGTTGTCTACAAGTGCCGGGATCGGGAGACGGGCGCATTGGTGGCGGTCAAGAGGTTTGTGGAGTCCGAGGATGATCCGGCCATCCGGAAAATTGCACTGAGAGAGATAAGGCTACTGAAG AATCTCAAGCATCCGAACCTGGTTTCCCTCCTGGAAGTGTTCCGGCGGAAGCGTCGCCTGCACCTGGTGTTCGAGTTCTGTGAGCTGACCGTGCTCCATGAGCTGGAACGCCACCCACAGGGCTGCCCGGAACATCTGACGAAACAAATCTGCTACCAGACGCTCCTAGGGGTGGCCTACTGCCACAAGCAGGGCTGCCTGCACCGGGACATCAAGCCGGAGAACATCCTGCTAACGGCCCAGGGTCAGGTGAAGCTATGCGATTTCGGGTTCGCCCGCATGCTGAGTCCGGGGGAGAATTACACAGACTACGTGGCCACCAGATGGTACCGGGCTCCGGAGCTACTCGTGGGCGACACCCAGTACGGCACCCCCGTGGACGTGTGGGCCATCGGCTGCCTGTTCGCCGAGCTGGTGAGGGGCGAGGCCCTCTGGCCCGGCCGGAGCGATGTTGACCAACTGTACCTTATCCGCAAGACCCTGGGGGACCTGCTGCCGCGACACATTCAGATTTTCGGACAGAACGAGTATTTCAAGGGCATCACCCTGCCGGTACCGCCCAACCTGGAGCCGCTGGAGGACAAGATGCCGCCCAAATCGCTGCAGAACCCGCTGACCATCGACTTCCTGAAGAAGTGCCTCGACAAGGATCCGGCCAAGCGATGGTCCTGCGACAAGCTGATCAAGCACTCGTACTTCGAGGACTACATCGCCAAGCAGCGAGAGCTGGAGCACGCCAACAGCCTGGAGGCGGCCTccttgcggcagcagcagctcgcCTCCCAGCAGTTCATGCTTGCCACGGCGGCCCAGCAGCTGCAAACGGGTCCCGCCCAGGCGGCCGCAGTTGCCGCATCTCGTGACAAATCAAAG ACTTCAAACACCTCGTTGCCGCTATTACCAAGCACAACACATCATCACCATCCGCATCAGGATTTTATGAAACTGCAGTCCCTAAACAAGAATGGAACACTTCTCCATCGCAGTGAACACCATCTGCCCACAATCTGA